In a genomic window of Azospirillum lipoferum 4B:
- the dapB gene encoding 4-hydroxy-tetrahydrodipicolinate reductase — protein sequence MKIGVVGCAGRMGQMLVREIAATAGCTLAGGTERVGGPALGKDLGVLAGLDPLGVTAIDDPVALFAEADAVIDFTSPESTERHAALAAQSETVLVVGTTGLNPSQQAAIATAATHTAIVQSPNMSLGVNLLLALVEQVAHRLGDDFDIDILEMHHRRKVDAPSGTALGLGHAAAAGRGVRLEDVWQKVRDGHTGARPRGEIGFATLRGGDVIGDHTVMFASEGERIELTHKASSRQIYAKGAVRAALWAQDKTPGLYSMRDVLGL from the coding sequence ATGAAGATCGGTGTCGTCGGGTGCGCGGGGCGCATGGGGCAGATGCTGGTGCGCGAGATCGCGGCGACCGCGGGCTGCACGCTGGCCGGCGGGACCGAGCGGGTGGGCGGCCCGGCGCTGGGCAAGGATCTGGGCGTGCTGGCCGGGCTGGACCCGCTGGGCGTGACCGCCATCGACGATCCGGTCGCCCTGTTCGCCGAGGCCGACGCGGTGATCGACTTCACCAGCCCGGAGTCGACGGAGCGGCACGCCGCGCTGGCCGCCCAGTCGGAAACCGTGCTGGTCGTCGGCACCACCGGCCTGAACCCGTCGCAGCAGGCGGCCATCGCCACCGCGGCCACCCACACCGCCATCGTCCAGTCGCCGAACATGTCGCTGGGCGTCAACCTGCTGCTGGCGCTGGTGGAGCAGGTCGCCCACAGGCTGGGCGACGATTTCGACATCGACATCCTGGAGATGCACCACCGCCGCAAGGTGGACGCGCCGTCGGGCACCGCGCTGGGCCTCGGCCATGCCGCGGCGGCCGGGCGCGGCGTCAGGCTGGAGGATGTCTGGCAGAAGGTGCGCGACGGCCACACCGGCGCCCGTCCGCGCGGCGAGATCGGCTTCGCCACCTTGCGCGGCGGCGACGTCATCGGCGACCACACGGTGATGTTCGCCAGCGAGGGCGAGCGGATCGAGCTGACCCACAAGGCCTCCAGCCGCCAGATCTACGCCAAGGGCGCCGTCCGCGCCGCCCTGTGGGCGCAGGACAAGACGCCCGGCCTCTACAGCATGCGGGACGTGCTGGGCCTCTGA